One window from the genome of Candidatus Cybelea sp. encodes:
- a CDS encoding ribose-phosphate pyrophosphokinase — translation MQNPLLFCGNSNPQLAEEIAKRLRLHVGKALVSEFRNEETRVEIGENVRGSEVFVVQSICKSPNGKGVNDALMELLLMVDALRRASAARITAVIPYYGYAKQDKKTKGREPISAKVVANLLKVTGARRIVTMDLHAAQIQGFFDIPVDNLMAMPVLCNYLKKEGLCDDKIVIVSPDAGGVHRAELFAKRLNSSLAIVFKRRPEPDIAEVTDIVGDVSGKVAVVVDDMISTGGTLAKAAGAIKARGATKVYTVASHGIFAGEAVEQLEQSEIERVLFTNTIPFSKGTNHPKFVQLSIAQVFADAINRIITNRSVSELFAGDETVSTVAPPAPEAVGVF, via the coding sequence GTGCAGAATCCGCTTCTGTTCTGTGGGAACTCCAATCCACAGCTGGCCGAAGAGATCGCCAAGCGGCTACGGCTGCACGTCGGTAAGGCGCTGGTCTCCGAGTTCAGAAACGAAGAGACTCGGGTCGAGATCGGCGAGAACGTTCGCGGGTCCGAGGTTTTCGTCGTCCAGTCGATCTGCAAATCGCCCAACGGCAAGGGCGTCAACGACGCGCTGATGGAGCTGCTGCTGATGGTCGATGCGCTGCGCCGAGCCTCAGCCGCCCGGATCACCGCCGTGATTCCCTACTACGGGTACGCAAAGCAAGACAAAAAAACCAAAGGACGGGAGCCGATCTCGGCCAAGGTCGTCGCAAACTTGCTGAAGGTGACCGGCGCCCGCCGGATCGTCACGATGGATCTGCACGCCGCTCAGATTCAGGGTTTCTTCGACATACCGGTCGATAACCTGATGGCGATGCCCGTGCTCTGCAACTACCTCAAAAAAGAAGGCCTTTGCGACGACAAGATCGTCATCGTCTCCCCCGACGCCGGCGGCGTGCACCGGGCCGAGCTCTTTGCAAAGCGGCTCAATAGTTCGCTGGCGATCGTCTTTAAGCGTCGCCCGGAGCCAGATATCGCCGAGGTCACCGATATCGTCGGCGACGTTTCCGGCAAGGTCGCGGTCGTCGTCGACGATATGATCTCGACCGGCGGCACGCTGGCTAAGGCGGCTGGAGCGATCAAAGCGAGGGGTGCGACCAAAGTATATACCGTCGCCTCGCACGGCATCTTCGCCGGGGAAGCGGTCGAGCAGCTCGAGCAGTCGGAGATCGAACGGGTGCTCTTTACGAACACGATCCCCTTCTCCAAAGGAACGAATCACCCGAAGTTCGTGCAGCTCTCGATCGCGCAGGTCTTTGCCGACGCAATCAACCGAATCATCACCAATCGCTCGGTCTCGGAGCTCTTTGCAGGCGACGAAACCGTCAGTACCGTTGCGCCGCCGGCACCAGAGGCCGTCGGCGTATTCTAA
- the pth gene encoding aminoacyl-tRNA hydrolase, whose amino-acid sequence MAEGAPRLVVGLGNPGPEYAATRHNVGFVVVDELARRYGITAWKKKDAAQQAFDSARRLVFVKPTSFMNLSGTPVRLISSWYRTPPSGVLVVSDDMDLPFGKLRMRASGGHGGHNGLRSVIATIGEGFPRLRIGVGRPEFDSIDHVLGRFNEAERGVLRGIVAAAVEATALWLDEGIEPAMRFANTWAPPGAQGQPDGT is encoded by the coding sequence CTGGCCGAGGGAGCACCGAGGCTGGTCGTCGGCCTCGGCAATCCGGGCCCCGAGTACGCCGCCACCCGCCACAACGTCGGCTTCGTCGTCGTCGACGAGTTGGCGCGTCGGTACGGCATCACGGCCTGGAAGAAGAAAGACGCCGCGCAGCAAGCCTTCGATTCGGCGCGCCGCCTCGTCTTCGTCAAGCCCACCTCGTTCATGAATCTCAGCGGGACCCCCGTGCGGCTGATCTCGTCGTGGTATCGCACGCCCCCCAGCGGCGTTCTGGTCGTCAGCGACGACATGGATCTGCCGTTCGGCAAGCTGCGGATGCGCGCCAGCGGCGGCCACGGCGGCCACAACGGGCTGCGTTCGGTCATCGCGACCATCGGTGAGGGATTCCCGCGCCTGCGAATCGGGGTGGGGCGTCCGGAGTTCGACAGCATCGACCACGTTCTCGGGCGATTCAACGAAGCAGAGCGAGGCGTTCTCCGCGGAATCGTCGCCGCCGCGGTCGAGGCGACTGCGTTATGGCTCGACGAGGGGATCGAGCCGGCGATGCGGTTTGCGAATACGTGGGCCCCGCCGGGGGCTCAAGGGCAGCCCGACGGCACGTGA
- the glmU gene encoding bifunctional UDP-N-acetylglucosamine diphosphorylase/glucosamine-1-phosphate N-acetyltransferase GlmU yields MIRAIVLAAGKGTRMKSARSKVLHEICGRPMLWYVIAALRGAGIDEIVAVINSELRGEIEGSGVEIVVQEEQLGTGHAVKIALDHLAPMPGRVVVACADMPLVTSEIFAEIAAPLDRSGKARALMSLVTVKMPLPSNFGRIVRSGGSVERIVEVRDATPEELAIDEMNAGIYAFDEPSLREAVKELRSDNAQGEYYLTDTVAQFVQSGKGVHPVNASRHLDVLGINDRVELALARKEMNARLCAAHMRAGVTIVDPDTTYLEPELEIGSDTVIYPNTTIARLSIAGRACVIGPNSRLSNARLGERVTVRESVITDSTVGNDAAIGPFAHLRSEARLANNVHVGNFVEIKKSDLARRVKVSHLTYLGDATIGEETNVGAGTITCNFDGKQKHATIVGRNVAIGSNTSLVAPVRVGDGALTGAGSVVTRDVPDGERVAGNPARPLPKK; encoded by the coding sequence ATGATCCGCGCGATCGTGCTCGCTGCAGGGAAGGGCACGCGCATGAAGAGCGCGCGCTCGAAGGTGCTGCACGAGATCTGTGGGCGTCCGATGCTTTGGTACGTCATCGCGGCGCTGCGCGGCGCCGGCATCGACGAGATCGTCGCCGTGATCAACTCCGAGCTGCGCGGCGAAATCGAGGGGTCCGGCGTCGAGATCGTCGTCCAGGAGGAGCAGCTGGGGACGGGGCACGCGGTGAAGATCGCGCTCGACCATCTCGCACCGATGCCGGGGCGAGTCGTCGTTGCCTGCGCCGACATGCCGCTCGTGACCAGCGAGATCTTCGCGGAGATTGCGGCGCCGCTCGATCGCAGCGGAAAGGCTCGCGCTCTGATGTCGCTCGTGACCGTGAAGATGCCGCTTCCGTCGAACTTCGGCCGCATCGTGCGCAGCGGCGGGAGCGTCGAACGCATTGTCGAGGTCCGCGACGCGACGCCCGAAGAGCTCGCAATCGACGAGATGAACGCCGGAATCTACGCGTTTGACGAACCGTCATTGCGGGAGGCCGTCAAAGAGCTGCGCAGCGACAACGCTCAAGGCGAATACTACTTGACGGATACGGTCGCGCAGTTCGTGCAAAGCGGCAAAGGCGTGCATCCCGTGAACGCGAGCCGGCATCTCGACGTGTTGGGTATCAACGACCGGGTCGAGCTTGCGCTGGCGCGCAAGGAGATGAACGCGCGGCTCTGCGCCGCCCACATGCGGGCCGGCGTCACGATCGTCGATCCCGACACGACCTATCTCGAACCCGAGCTCGAGATCGGCAGCGATACCGTGATCTATCCGAACACCACGATCGCTCGCCTTTCGATTGCCGGCCGTGCCTGCGTGATCGGCCCGAACAGCCGGCTCTCGAACGCGCGTCTTGGCGAGCGCGTCACCGTGCGCGAGAGCGTGATTACGGATTCGACCGTCGGCAACGACGCTGCGATCGGTCCGTTCGCGCATTTGCGCAGCGAAGCGCGGCTGGCAAACAACGTTCATGTCGGGAACTTCGTCGAGATCAAGAAGTCGGACTTAGCGCGCCGTGTCAAGGTAAGCCACCTGACGTATTTGGGTGACGCGACCATCGGCGAGGAGACGAACGTCGGCGCCGGCACGATCACCTGCAACTTCGACGGAAAGCAAAAGCACGCCACGATCGTCGGGCGCAACGTCGCGATCGGATCGAACACCTCGCTGGTCGCCCCAGTTCGAGTCGGGGATGGCGCCCTTACCGGTGCCGGATCGGTCGTGACCAGGGACGTTCCGGATGGCGAGCGCGTTGCCGGGAACCCGGCGCGGCCTCTGCCCAAGAAGTAA
- a CDS encoding 50S ribosomal protein L25, whose translation MASKDLTLSIEPRSKLGTTGAHALRSHGKIPAVVYGHGSVPDHIALDARAFGELLHQSGRNAIITLVDGSKKQTAMVRVVQTHPVTRRIVHADLQRVSADETIGAKLGIVTVGVADGVKNMGGVMDVIVHEIEIEGPANKIPEHLEVDVTPLGIHEHVTAGDIALPPGFKLLTAPETVIVSIEPSRTAQDLEEAASPSEEVQPEVIGAEPTPAEGQ comes from the coding sequence GTGGCTAGCAAAGACCTGACACTCTCCATCGAGCCCCGCTCGAAACTCGGTACGACGGGGGCCCACGCGCTGCGCTCGCACGGCAAGATCCCAGCCGTCGTCTACGGCCATGGAAGCGTTCCCGATCACATCGCCCTAGACGCCCGCGCGTTCGGCGAACTGCTTCACCAAAGCGGCCGCAACGCGATCATCACGCTGGTCGATGGAAGCAAAAAACAGACCGCGATGGTCCGCGTCGTACAGACCCACCCGGTAACCAGACGCATCGTTCACGCCGACCTGCAGCGAGTCTCGGCGGACGAGACGATCGGCGCGAAGCTCGGTATCGTGACCGTCGGCGTCGCCGACGGCGTCAAGAACATGGGCGGCGTCATGGACGTTATCGTCCACGAGATCGAGATCGAAGGGCCGGCCAACAAGATACCCGAGCATCTCGAGGTCGACGTAACGCCGCTCGGTATCCACGAGCACGTCACCGCCGGCGACATCGCGCTCCCGCCGGGCTTCAAACTGCTGACCGCCCCCGAGACCGTGATCGTCTCGATCGAGCCCTCGCGCACCGCGCAGGATCTCGAAGAAGCGGCGAGCCCGTCGGAAGAAGTTCAGCCGGAAGTCATCGGCGCCGAGCCCACGCCGGCCGAGGGGCAATAG
- a CDS encoding M48 family metalloprotease → MRILCGLLFAAALLAVPASAGAASGVRPNALDVRVDSLSNEVLLTQPATMLVDPARQDAALRRAHWTLPGWILILLCQSAALFYLWSSGGAARLRDWLRRRMRSEWILRFSFGASLALVARIASFLPAFYLYRVARTMQIDLELTRWWVVSWTIHTLLGMLIAGLIAAIVLGWVQRTHQWYVYTIVGILAGCVVWSYAAPYLALTGARVVALSGPLAQRTHAVLVSAGFPGVPVEVAHIRNSPIGDAAVAGFGSARTILLTDKLIAGGTPAEVAYEVAVQIEQVAHHDFLSIALIEGGIVIVFSAIAVVLADRIRFRRDDDPLSRLAIVGSLLALVYIAAIPVRNAALRSYEFSADRSAVALTGDPADAVRALVRATDQHMEEVCPELTAALFLYTSPGTGARVAAINHVPSGCP, encoded by the coding sequence GTGCGCATACTTTGCGGCTTGCTCTTTGCCGCGGCCCTATTGGCGGTGCCGGCGTCCGCCGGCGCGGCCTCCGGCGTACGTCCCAATGCGTTGGACGTTCGCGTCGACTCGCTCTCCAACGAAGTCCTCCTGACGCAGCCGGCAACGATGCTCGTCGACCCGGCGCGTCAGGACGCCGCGCTTCGGCGTGCGCATTGGACGCTGCCCGGCTGGATCCTCATCCTCTTGTGCCAGTCGGCCGCGCTCTTTTATTTGTGGAGCTCCGGCGGCGCAGCCAGGTTGCGCGATTGGCTGCGCCGGCGGATGCGATCCGAATGGATCTTGCGATTCTCCTTCGGCGCGTCGCTCGCGCTCGTCGCGCGCATCGCCTCGTTTCTACCGGCATTTTACCTCTATCGAGTTGCACGAACGATGCAGATCGATCTCGAGCTGACGCGATGGTGGGTCGTCTCTTGGACGATTCACACGCTGCTCGGCATGCTGATCGCCGGGTTGATCGCAGCGATCGTTCTCGGTTGGGTGCAACGAACGCATCAGTGGTACGTTTACACAATCGTCGGAATCCTCGCCGGCTGCGTCGTGTGGTCCTATGCCGCGCCGTATCTCGCCTTAACCGGAGCGCGCGTCGTAGCGCTCTCCGGTCCGCTCGCGCAGCGAACGCACGCCGTCCTCGTGAGCGCCGGTTTCCCCGGAGTACCGGTGGAGGTCGCGCACATCCGCAACTCCCCGATCGGCGATGCCGCGGTTGCGGGCTTCGGCTCCGCGCGCACGATCTTGCTGACCGACAAGCTGATCGCCGGCGGCACCCCGGCCGAGGTCGCCTACGAAGTCGCCGTCCAGATCGAGCAGGTCGCGCACCACGATTTTCTCTCGATTGCTTTGATCGAAGGGGGTATCGTCATCGTCTTTTCGGCTATCGCCGTCGTGCTGGCCGATCGCATTCGCTTCCGGCGGGACGACGATCCGCTTTCACGGCTGGCGATCGTCGGGTCGCTGCTCGCGCTGGTATACATCGCCGCGATTCCGGTCCGTAACGCCGCGCTGCGGTCGTATGAGTTTTCCGCGGATCGCTCGGCGGTGGCGCTTACCGGCGATCCGGCCGATGCGGTGCGGGCGCTCGTGCGCGCTACCGATCAGCACATGGAAGAGGTCTGCCCCGAGCTGACCGCCGCACTCTTCCTCTATACCTCACCAGGAACGGGCGCGCGCGTTGCGGCGATCAATCACGTGCCGTCGGGCTGCCCTTGA